A genome region from Deltaproteobacteria bacterium includes the following:
- a CDS encoding FYDLN acid domain-containing protein: MATKKSSSKATARKPARPEKKAATKRKPADTRKAEAKKPAAKTKDAGKARTPASAPAPVKPQKPTRTGDRAARATTPPAKETKAATPSPASRRREAAPPPPPAPARKRSGPPRTVAVTVGSGVGSKLGTKWSCYQCGSRFYDLHRPEPLCPKCGADQRQRPKVSLQSAPAPPPPKKQPRPMAPLLDDEDDGTVRYDEEFDLGVRTDIDDAEEDLFPTGEVEDEEPFGGPEEE; the protein is encoded by the coding sequence ATGGCGACGAAGAAGAGCAGCTCGAAGGCCACCGCCAGGAAGCCGGCCCGCCCCGAGAAGAAGGCGGCCACGAAGCGCAAGCCGGCGGACACGCGGAAGGCGGAGGCGAAGAAGCCGGCGGCGAAGACGAAGGACGCGGGGAAGGCGCGCACGCCCGCGTCCGCGCCGGCGCCGGTGAAGCCGCAGAAGCCCACCCGGACGGGTGATCGAGCGGCCCGCGCCACGACGCCGCCCGCCAAGGAGACGAAGGCGGCGACGCCGTCGCCGGCGTCGCGCCGGCGCGAGGCTGCGCCGCCGCCGCCGCCTGCGCCCGCACGGAAGCGCTCGGGTCCGCCGCGGACCGTTGCCGTCACGGTGGGCAGCGGCGTCGGCTCGAAGCTCGGGACCAAGTGGAGCTGCTACCAGTGCGGCTCGCGCTTCTACGACCTGCACAGGCCCGAGCCGCTGTGCCCGAAGTGCGGCGCCGACCAGCGCCAGCGCCCGAAGGTCAGCCTGCAGTCCGCTCCGGCCCCGCCGCCGCCGAAGAAGCAGCCGCGTCCGATGGCCCCGCTGCTCGACGACGAGGACGACGGGACGGTCCGCTACGACGAGGAGTTCGACCTCGGCGTGCGCACCGATATCGACGACGCCGAAGAGGACCTCTTCCCGACCGGCGAGGTCGAGGACGAGGAGCCCTTCGGGGGGCCCGAGGAGGAGTAG
- a CDS encoding UDPGP type 1 family protein: MTQSIEQLRERFRAFGQDHVFRFWEELEPGERRALAEQASRLDLGELQRSFEHTRQLAGPGTWKLEPAEVEALPSHGGDPGRRAEARERGEALLREGRVAVMVVAGGQGTRLGFDAPKGVFPLGPVTGRTLFELQAQKLHAARRRWGTPIPWLVMTSPATDAPTRAFLAEQAHFGLPAEDVVFLCQATAPALDFEGRLLLEAPGRIVESPNGHGGAFQALADSGALAELARRGITTISYYQVDNPLVPLADPVFLGLHALEGAEMSAKVVRKADPMEKVGVVARVDGRIGVVEYTEIDDEHRHLRDGTGALVYWAGSIAIHALDVSFARRVAADAEHLLPYHASAKKIPFVDPAGHRVRPAEPNGYKLERFLFDALPAASRVAILEIERVDEYAPVKNAEGGDSPETSRSALDALARRWLAAAGIEVPRDAWVELDHARIDGEDDLRALGVCSLPHEAIRLAPKGG, from the coding sequence GTGACGCAATCCATCGAGCAGCTCCGCGAGCGCTTCCGAGCGTTCGGGCAGGATCACGTGTTCCGGTTCTGGGAGGAGCTGGAGCCCGGGGAGCGCCGTGCGCTCGCCGAACAGGCCTCCCGGCTGGATCTCGGGGAGCTCCAGCGGAGCTTCGAGCACACCCGCCAGCTCGCGGGCCCTGGGACCTGGAAGCTCGAGCCGGCAGAGGTCGAGGCCCTTCCCTCCCACGGGGGTGATCCCGGCCGCCGGGCGGAGGCGCGCGAGCGGGGCGAGGCCCTGCTTCGCGAGGGGCGCGTGGCGGTGATGGTGGTGGCCGGCGGCCAGGGGACCCGGCTCGGCTTCGATGCGCCCAAGGGGGTCTTCCCGCTCGGTCCGGTGACGGGCCGCACGCTCTTCGAGCTCCAGGCCCAGAAGCTCCACGCCGCGCGCCGGCGCTGGGGTACGCCGATCCCCTGGCTCGTGATGACGAGCCCCGCCACCGACGCGCCCACCCGCGCCTTCCTCGCCGAGCAGGCGCACTTCGGGCTGCCCGCCGAGGACGTCGTGTTCCTGTGCCAGGCGACGGCACCGGCGCTCGACTTCGAGGGCCGCCTGCTGCTCGAGGCGCCCGGTCGGATCGTCGAGAGCCCGAACGGCCACGGCGGCGCCTTCCAGGCGCTCGCGGACTCCGGCGCCCTTGCCGAGCTCGCGCGGCGCGGCATCACCACGATCTCCTACTACCAGGTGGACAACCCCCTGGTGCCGCTCGCCGACCCGGTCTTCCTGGGGCTCCACGCGCTCGAGGGCGCCGAGATGTCGGCGAAGGTGGTGCGCAAGGCGGACCCGATGGAGAAGGTCGGTGTGGTGGCGCGCGTCGATGGGCGGATCGGCGTGGTCGAGTACACCGAGATCGACGACGAGCACCGGCACCTGCGCGATGGAACCGGCGCGCTCGTCTACTGGGCCGGAAGCATCGCGATCCACGCGCTCGACGTGTCGTTCGCCCGGCGCGTCGCCGCCGACGCGGAACACCTGCTCCCCTATCACGCGTCGGCGAAGAAGATCCCGTTCGTGGATCCGGCCGGCCACCGCGTGCGACCCGCCGAGCCGAACGGCTACAAGCTCGAGCGCTTCCTCTTCGACGCCCTGCCCGCGGCCTCGCGCGTGGCCATCCTCGAGATCGAGCGCGTGGACGAGTACGCGCCCGTGAAGAACGCCGAGGGTGGCGACTCGCCCGAGACCTCGCGGAGCGCGCTCGACGCGCTCGCGCGCCGCTGGCTCGCGGCGGCGGGCATCGAGGTCCCGCGCGACGCATGGGTGGAGCTCGACCACGCCCGCATCGACGGAGAGGACGACCTGCGCGCGCTCGGCGTTTGCAGCCTGCCGCACGAGGCGATCCGCCTCGCACCGAAGGGGGGGTGA
- a CDS encoding lectin-like protein, with product MSSRRHRALSLGLLAVLVASTAQAAVEAGPIRNPATGHDYYLLSPNTWAAAEAEANALGGNLVAILDAAENTWVWETFAPIHGGPLWIGLNDVEEEGTFVWTSGRPTAYTSWWVAGGQPSGDGNAVELNNYLWNDNSGSTVFRAVAEVVPPGPVTVQVDWSAEVDGSVGPGVLSGTFGTFEVASEGLVFPLPAGATLTASATGFSGVFSNQAYVLDLDVGGLAIRFDGLDPITTTLVSAESAENAIRYGYSVPCGGYGCRVILERYVTAGFDLVRAARFDYATHFENWSSGTPAYHYTVVPELGAEAGWIALAGLGALRAARRRRS from the coding sequence ATGTCGTCTCGCCGCCACCGCGCACTCTCGCTCGGGCTGCTCGCCGTACTCGTCGCGTCCACCGCGCAGGCCGCGGTCGAGGCCGGGCCGATCCGGAATCCGGCGACGGGCCACGACTACTACCTGCTCTCGCCGAACACCTGGGCCGCTGCCGAGGCCGAGGCCAACGCGCTCGGCGGCAACCTGGTCGCGATCCTCGACGCGGCCGAGAACACCTGGGTCTGGGAGACCTTCGCCCCGATCCACGGCGGGCCGCTCTGGATCGGGCTCAACGACGTCGAGGAAGAGGGCACCTTCGTCTGGACGAGCGGTCGCCCCACCGCCTACACGAGCTGGTGGGTCGCCGGCGGGCAGCCGAGCGGCGACGGCAACGCGGTCGAGCTGAACAACTACCTCTGGAACGACAACTCCGGGAGCACGGTGTTCCGCGCCGTCGCCGAGGTGGTCCCGCCCGGCCCGGTCACGGTGCAGGTAGACTGGAGCGCGGAGGTCGATGGTTCGGTCGGTCCCGGCGTGCTCTCGGGCACCTTCGGGACCTTCGAGGTCGCGAGCGAGGGGCTCGTCTTCCCGCTCCCTGCCGGCGCGACGCTCACCGCCAGCGCGACGGGCTTCAGCGGCGTGTTCTCGAACCAGGCCTACGTGCTCGACCTCGACGTCGGCGGCCTTGCGATCCGCTTCGACGGCCTCGACCCGATCACGACGACCCTGGTGAGCGCCGAGAGCGCCGAGAACGCGATCCGCTACGGCTACTCGGTGCCCTGCGGTGGGTACGGCTGTCGCGTGATCCTCGAGCGCTACGTCACGGCCGGCTTCGACCTCGTTCGCGCCGCGCGCTTCGACTACGCGACCCACTTCGAGAACTGGTCGAGTGGCACGCCCGCCTACCACTACACCGTCGTCCCCGAGCTCGGCGCGGAGGCCGGCTGGATCGCGCTCGCCGGGCTCGGTGCGCTGCGCGCAGCGAGGCGCCGGCGCTCCTGA
- a CDS encoding SRPBCC family protein, whose translation MRRFAETIAITAAPERVWRALTDPAEVVAWDTGIVAPIDAPPDYPRPGQQVRWRYRLGPLPLVLHDRPSEVVPAATLRSSIDLGPFTFDETYTLRAEGATTHLTADLSLASTLPLAGPLLETLIGAPLARSTVRLSLAAIKRHCEGTGSPA comes from the coding sequence ATGCGGCGCTTCGCCGAGACGATCGCAATCACGGCCGCCCCCGAGCGGGTGTGGCGCGCGCTCACCGATCCAGCCGAGGTGGTGGCCTGGGACACCGGGATCGTCGCGCCGATCGACGCGCCGCCCGACTATCCCCGACCGGGGCAGCAGGTCCGCTGGCGCTATCGGCTCGGGCCGCTGCCGCTGGTCCTGCACGATCGCCCGTCAGAGGTCGTCCCCGCCGCGACCCTGCGCTCGTCGATCGACCTCGGCCCCTTCACCTTCGACGAGACCTACACGCTCCGCGCCGAGGGCGCGACGACGCACCTGACCGCCGACCTGTCGCTCGCGAGCACCCTGCCCCTCGCCGGTCCGTTGCTCGAGACGCTGATCGGCGCGCCCCTCGCGCGCTCGACGGTGCGACTCTCGCTCGCCGCCATCAAACGACACTGCGAGGGAACGGGGTCGCCCGCCTGA
- a CDS encoding ferritin-like domain-containing protein has protein sequence MSDFLSMYSVQHWLESCPQGYLTNTEFGHEPGQKEPEVILDNEVLLTETIRTTVQLVAGERCALAASSGLINAAPDEASKRFLATQTLDEARHVEIFTQRLYDLGVKKNDLEDVIKQYANPNLVKFAEVLLEKVDKKDFVAGVVGQNIVLEGMAFSVFEMMQALSNDMNPKFARTLAGTIADERRHVGFGENRIGSLIREQPEKKAEIERMQKDMSYYMLATFADSFRNNPMAAEMDRLEAEAGLPRAKAQYQGVDLATMQPEDMERVLADTVLKEFKIRLGRIGIEYQTPRQP, from the coding sequence ATGTCCGACTTCCTCTCGATGTATTCGGTCCAGCACTGGCTCGAATCCTGTCCCCAGGGCTACCTGACGAACACCGAGTTCGGGCACGAGCCGGGCCAGAAGGAGCCCGAGGTGATCCTCGACAACGAGGTGCTGCTCACCGAGACGATCCGCACCACGGTGCAGCTCGTCGCCGGCGAGCGCTGTGCGCTCGCGGCCTCCTCGGGCCTCATCAACGCCGCTCCCGACGAGGCGAGCAAGCGCTTCCTCGCAACCCAGACCCTCGACGAGGCCCGCCACGTCGAGATCTTCACGCAGCGCCTCTACGACCTCGGGGTCAAGAAGAACGACCTCGAGGACGTGATCAAGCAGTACGCCAACCCGAACCTCGTGAAGTTCGCCGAGGTCCTGCTCGAGAAGGTCGACAAGAAGGACTTCGTGGCCGGCGTGGTCGGCCAGAACATCGTGCTCGAAGGCATGGCCTTCAGCGTCTTCGAGATGATGCAGGCGCTCTCGAACGACATGAACCCGAAGTTCGCGCGCACCCTCGCCGGCACCATCGCCGACGAGCGCCGCCACGTGGGCTTCGGCGAGAACCGGATCGGGTCGCTGATCCGCGAGCAGCCCGAGAAGAAGGCCGAGATCGAGCGCATGCAGAAGGACATGTCCTACTACATGCTCGCCACCTTCGCGGACTCGTTCCGGAACAACCCGATGGCGGCCGAGATGGACCGCCTCGAGGCCGAGGCCGGCCTCCCGCGCGCCAAGGCGCAGTACCAGGGCGTCGACCTCGCGACGATGCAGCCCGAGGACATGGAGCGCGTGCTGGCCGACACGGTGCTGAAGGAGTTCAAGATCCGGCTCGGCCGGATCGGCATCGAGTACCAGACGCCGCGCCAGCCCTAG
- a CDS encoding molybdopterin-dependent oxidoreductase — protein MERDGPPRSDPLEAALAPADDRLRLDRWIPPRSGTLPHVRIGGRWFGVFWLIPLGGLVLLVAIAVGQELRELAPVQAFLARYPGTVRSVRADSAGYPAWLRAQHFLNLLFLTLIARAGLQILADHPRLYWNRDCTPGSEWFRFQHEVPKDRLWTAKDDSVTLPGWLGIPGIRHSIGLARWWHFSFDLLWIVNGAVFYLLLFATHQWQRLVPTSWEIFPNALSTALQYLSLELPPNDGWVAFNALQKLAYFVTVFVAAPLAIVTGLLQAPAIANKLGRSGRAANRQAARSLHFLVLCWFVLFVCVHVTMVFVTGLRHNLNHMFAGRNDASPAGLLLFALAMGAVLLVWLAASPLTLRYPRRVQQGGQRLVGWLAALGEWWDVTTRYRESEVSPHLWVNGTPPSSPAYDALLRDRFASYRLRVDGLVEAPRELSLAELRALPKQEQITAHFCIQGWSGVARWGGVPVREVLRLVRPLPGARFAVFYSLALGSEGGRYYDVHSLANMGHFLTLLAYEMNGRPLGVTHGAPLRLRCENELGFKQVKWIEAIELVADFRHLGAGQGGYNEDHEFYGYRAPI, from the coding sequence ATGGAACGAGACGGACCCCCGCGATCCGATCCCCTCGAGGCGGCGCTCGCGCCCGCTGACGACCGGCTCCGGCTCGACCGCTGGATCCCGCCCCGGTCGGGCACGCTGCCCCACGTCCGGATCGGAGGCCGCTGGTTCGGTGTCTTCTGGCTGATCCCGCTCGGCGGCCTGGTCCTCCTCGTCGCGATCGCGGTCGGCCAGGAGCTCCGCGAGCTCGCGCCCGTGCAGGCGTTCCTCGCCCGCTATCCGGGCACCGTTCGCTCGGTGCGGGCCGACTCCGCGGGCTATCCCGCGTGGCTGCGCGCGCAGCACTTCCTGAACCTGCTCTTCCTGACGCTCATCGCCCGCGCCGGTCTCCAGATCCTGGCCGACCACCCGCGCCTGTACTGGAACCGCGATTGCACGCCCGGGAGCGAGTGGTTCCGCTTCCAGCACGAGGTGCCGAAGGATCGGCTCTGGACCGCCAAGGACGACTCCGTGACGCTCCCCGGCTGGCTGGGCATTCCCGGCATCCGCCACTCGATCGGGCTGGCGCGCTGGTGGCACTTCTCCTTCGACCTGCTGTGGATCGTGAACGGAGCGGTCTTCTACCTGCTCCTCTTCGCCACCCACCAGTGGCAGCGGCTCGTGCCGACCTCCTGGGAGATCTTCCCGAACGCGCTCTCGACGGCCCTCCAGTACCTGTCGCTCGAGCTGCCGCCCAACGACGGATGGGTCGCCTTCAACGCCCTCCAGAAGCTCGCCTACTTCGTGACGGTGTTCGTCGCCGCACCGCTGGCGATCGTGACCGGCCTCCTCCAGGCGCCGGCCATCGCGAACAAGCTCGGCCGCTCCGGGCGGGCCGCGAACCGCCAGGCCGCCCGCTCGCTCCACTTCCTGGTGCTGTGCTGGTTCGTGCTCTTCGTGTGCGTGCACGTCACGATGGTCTTCGTCACCGGGCTGCGACACAACCTGAACCACATGTTCGCAGGGCGGAACGACGCGAGCCCGGCCGGCCTCTTGCTCTTCGCGCTGGCCATGGGAGCCGTGCTGCTGGTCTGGCTGGCAGCATCCCCCTTGACCCTCCGCTACCCGAGGCGGGTCCAGCAGGGGGGGCAGCGGCTGGTCGGGTGGCTCGCGGCCCTCGGCGAGTGGTGGGACGTGACGACCCGCTACCGCGAGTCCGAGGTCTCGCCCCATCTCTGGGTGAACGGCACGCCCCCGAGCTCACCCGCCTACGACGCCCTCCTGCGCGATCGCTTCGCGAGCTACCGGCTGCGGGTGGACGGGCTCGTGGAGGCTCCCCGGGAGCTCTCGCTCGCCGAGCTCCGAGCGCTGCCGAAGCAGGAGCAGATCACCGCGCACTTCTGCATCCAGGGCTGGTCGGGCGTCGCCCGCTGGGGCGGCGTCCCGGTCCGGGAGGTCCTGCGCCTCGTGCGTCCCCTCCCCGGGGCCCGCTTCGCCGTCTTCTACTCCCTCGCCTTGGGCTCCGAGGGCGGCCGCTACTACGACGTCCACTCGCTCGCGAACATGGGCCACTTCCTGACCCTCCTCGCCTACGAGATGAACGGGCGGCCCCTCGGGGTCACCCACGGGGCGCCCCTCCGGCTGCGCTGCGAGAACGAGCTCGGCTTCAAGCAGGTGAAGTGGATCGAGGCGATCGAGCTGGTGGCGGACTTCCGGCACCTCGGGGCAGGGCAGGGCGGCTACAACGAGGACCACGAGTTCTACGGCTACCGGGCCCCGATCTGA
- a CDS encoding glycosyl hydrolase, with translation MRAAHSEHGRSERVAACRLRSRAVASAASLLLLASGALAPAAGAEPVLLDVVTSSGDGAQRVEASQRPVEPVAPGGAAVAIALDRPRQRLRGVGAALTESSAWLIAGLPAAERHALLASLFDPAQAGVSVVRLAIGASDFSLEHRSLAESPVPDPELTTFSIERDRQWVIPVLQEILAIRPDVEIMGSPWSAPGWMKEGGFFLLGSSLVPAFEDAFARYLVRFVEAYGDEGIPVGWLTVQNEPAAFQSTYPSMVMFPDQQARLLREHLGPALAEAGLATRVLIWDHNWCDARFPGTCAGPAPPSFPFEVMAETGRIFPIAGTALHCYGGDQIVANEAIHDAWPDLEIWQTECSAGEWLGTRAQAFQATAHRILNDWNHWANASLLWNFALDPDNGPHLGGCETCWGVVTIDPGDGSWVRELEWDVLAIVSRFGPPGSAVLETSVTPETGAIATGVCSPEGRPAAIVLNPGPAATLTIAFGDLHVPVAVGAASLSAVRAPAGVACTPVPEPGGGLLAAAAVGALLGLARLRRLSHRLSPEQADGTRRTPAIRSPRGGARAR, from the coding sequence ATGCGAGCTGCGCACTCGGAGCACGGGCGCAGCGAGCGGGTTGCGGCGTGCCGGCTTCGCTCGCGCGCCGTCGCGAGCGCCGCCTCGCTGCTCCTCCTCGCCTCGGGTGCCCTTGCTCCCGCGGCGGGCGCGGAGCCGGTGCTCCTCGACGTCGTGACGTCGAGCGGGGACGGTGCGCAGCGGGTCGAGGCCTCGCAGCGGCCGGTGGAGCCCGTGGCGCCGGGCGGTGCCGCGGTGGCCATCGCGCTCGATCGGCCGCGCCAGCGCCTCCGCGGGGTCGGTGCGGCCCTGACGGAGTCGTCGGCGTGGCTGATCGCCGGGCTCCCGGCGGCCGAGCGGCACGCGCTGCTCGCGTCGCTCTTCGATCCCGCGCAGGCGGGCGTCTCGGTGGTGCGGCTCGCGATCGGCGCGTCCGACTTCTCGCTCGAGCACCGGAGCCTCGCCGAGTCGCCGGTCCCCGATCCCGAGCTCACGACCTTCTCGATCGAGCGCGACCGCCAGTGGGTGATCCCCGTGCTGCAGGAGATCCTGGCGATCCGGCCCGACGTCGAGATCATGGGCAGCCCGTGGAGCGCGCCGGGCTGGATGAAGGAGGGGGGCTTTTTCCTCCTCGGCAGCTCGCTCGTGCCGGCGTTCGAGGACGCCTTCGCACGCTACCTGGTCCGCTTCGTCGAGGCGTACGGCGACGAGGGGATCCCGGTCGGGTGGCTCACGGTGCAGAACGAGCCGGCGGCGTTCCAGTCCACCTACCCCTCGATGGTGATGTTTCCCGACCAGCAGGCCCGGCTGCTGCGCGAGCACCTGGGCCCGGCCCTCGCCGAGGCCGGGCTCGCAACCCGCGTCCTGATCTGGGACCACAACTGGTGCGACGCGCGCTTCCCGGGCACCTGCGCGGGGCCGGCCCCACCCTCGTTCCCCTTCGAGGTGATGGCCGAGACGGGCCGCATCTTCCCGATCGCCGGCACCGCGCTCCACTGCTACGGCGGCGACCAGATCGTCGCGAACGAGGCGATCCACGACGCCTGGCCCGACCTCGAGATCTGGCAGACCGAGTGCTCCGCCGGCGAGTGGCTCGGCACGCGCGCGCAGGCCTTCCAGGCGACCGCGCATCGGATCCTGAACGACTGGAACCACTGGGCCAACGCCTCGCTGCTCTGGAACTTCGCGCTGGATCCCGACAACGGCCCGCATCTCGGCGGCTGCGAGACCTGCTGGGGCGTCGTGACGATCGACCCGGGCGACGGCTCGTGGGTGCGCGAGCTCGAGTGGGACGTGCTGGCGATCGTGTCGCGCTTCGGGCCCCCGGGCTCCGCGGTGCTCGAGACCTCGGTCACCCCGGAAACGGGGGCGATCGCGACCGGCGTCTGCAGCCCGGAGGGGCGCCCGGCGGCGATCGTGCTCAACCCGGGGCCGGCCGCGACGCTCACGATCGCGTTCGGGGACCTCCACGTGCCGGTCGCGGTCGGCGCCGCCTCGCTCAGCGCGGTGCGCGCGCCCGCGGGCGTCGCCTGCACGCCCGTGCCCGAGCCGGGCGGGGGCCTGCTCGCCGCCGCGGCGGTGGGCGCGCTCCTCGGCCTGGCTCGCCTGCGCAGGCTCTCGCATCGGCTATCCCCCGAGCAGGCCGATGGAACGAGACGGACCCCCGCGATCCGATCCCCTCGAGGCGGCGCTCGCGCCCGCTGA
- a CDS encoding tetratricopeptide repeat protein has protein sequence MAQHHKDAHPDTLAQLESLGDRLAHWVSANPLIVLGTAGAILLIAAGLGGARAWRASSANEASAALATIQREYVTAMGGESLGAEVPEPANPETARQVRTDFVERFARFAREHEGTPAQALAALEASRIYEALGAPEPARAIVQSAADALPEDSPMRGVVLQRVAALAEAAGDYEAAARAHLAAADTPGYPLRSEALADAARTWADAGRPDEALALYARLQVEAPDYRMPPYIQARLAELHAGTQPAEGGAAAP, from the coding sequence TTGGCGCAGCACCACAAGGACGCCCATCCCGACACGCTCGCCCAGCTCGAGTCGCTGGGGGACCGCCTCGCGCACTGGGTCTCGGCGAACCCCCTGATCGTGCTCGGCACGGCCGGCGCCATCCTGCTGATCGCAGCCGGGCTCGGCGGGGCGCGCGCCTGGCGGGCGTCGTCGGCGAACGAGGCTTCGGCGGCGCTCGCGACGATCCAGCGCGAGTACGTCACGGCGATGGGCGGCGAGAGCCTGGGCGCCGAGGTGCCGGAGCCTGCGAATCCCGAGACCGCGCGCCAGGTTCGCACCGACTTCGTGGAGCGCTTCGCGCGCTTCGCGCGCGAGCACGAGGGAACGCCCGCGCAGGCGCTCGCGGCGCTCGAGGCGAGCCGGATCTACGAGGCGCTCGGCGCGCCCGAGCCCGCGCGTGCGATCGTGCAGTCCGCCGCCGACGCGCTCCCGGAGGACTCGCCCATGCGGGGCGTCGTCCTGCAGCGGGTGGCCGCGCTCGCCGAGGCGGCCGGCGACTACGAGGCCGCGGCGCGCGCCCACCTCGCCGCCGCGGACACCCCTGGCTATCCGCTTCGCAGCGAGGCGCTGGCCGACGCCGCCCGCACGTGGGCCGACGCCGGCAGGCCCGACGAGGCGCTCGCGCTCTACGCGCGCCTGCAGGTCGAGGCCCCCGACTACCGGATGCCGCCGTACATCCAGGCGCGGCTCGCGGAGCTCCACGCGGGCACGCAGCCAGCGGAAGGCGGAGCCGCGGCTCCGTAG
- the der gene encoding ribosome biogenesis GTPase Der — protein MPSALLPIVAIVGRPNVGKSTLFNRLAGRRRALVDDHPGLTRDRIVEEVEAGDRRVLLVDTAGLEPLTDRDGEGEDLHAAVQAQARAAVAEADAVLFVVDGQAGLLPGDEAIARELRRTSRPLVLVVNKLDAPRHDAALGEFHRLGFASVRAVSAEHGRGAWDAFEDLVGALPVSPGEGKEEASGALGDAEPVRIALVGRPNVGKSSLANRLLGRERMVVSNVAGTTRDAIDLEIERADGRYVLVDTAGLRRPGRRDRVGEKPSALMALRAIERAEVALVVTDASQGFTEGDVQLAGLVRQRGCAAAILVNKWDLAGDDAEATRRAREAIRERLRFAPDVPVLTVSARTGLRLPRIFPLARRLARATRLRIPTPELNRWLQDAVAAHEPAMAQRGPRKRPLRFFYATQVAQRPPTFVLFCTEPAAVKESYRRFLENRLRERFDLEGAPVRLQLRARRSKEG, from the coding sequence ATGCCTTCCGCGCTGCTGCCGATCGTCGCCATCGTGGGCCGCCCCAACGTGGGCAAGTCGACGCTCTTCAACCGGCTGGCCGGCCGCCGCCGCGCGCTCGTAGACGACCACCCCGGCCTCACCCGCGATCGCATCGTCGAGGAGGTGGAGGCAGGGGATCGCCGCGTGCTGCTGGTGGACACGGCCGGCCTCGAGCCGCTCACCGACCGGGACGGGGAGGGCGAGGACCTCCACGCCGCCGTCCAGGCCCAGGCACGCGCGGCGGTCGCCGAGGCCGACGCCGTCCTCTTCGTGGTGGACGGGCAGGCGGGGCTCCTGCCCGGGGACGAGGCGATCGCGCGCGAGCTGCGGCGCACGAGCCGCCCGCTCGTGCTGGTCGTGAACAAGCTCGACGCCCCCCGCCACGATGCCGCGCTCGGCGAGTTCCACCGGCTCGGCTTCGCGAGCGTGCGAGCGGTGTCGGCGGAGCACGGGAGAGGGGCCTGGGACGCCTTCGAGGATCTGGTGGGCGCCCTCCCGGTGTCGCCCGGCGAGGGCAAGGAGGAGGCGAGCGGAGCCCTGGGCGACGCCGAGCCCGTGCGCATCGCGCTCGTCGGCCGCCCGAACGTCGGCAAGAGCTCGCTCGCCAACCGGCTCCTCGGCAGGGAGCGGATGGTGGTCTCGAACGTGGCGGGCACCACGCGCGACGCGATCGACCTCGAGATCGAGCGCGCCGACGGCCGCTACGTGCTCGTGGACACCGCGGGCCTGCGCCGGCCGGGCCGGCGCGACCGGGTCGGCGAGAAGCCGAGCGCGCTGATGGCGCTGCGCGCGATCGAACGCGCCGAGGTGGCGCTCGTCGTGACGGACGCGAGCCAGGGCTTCACGGAGGGCGACGTCCAGCTCGCCGGCCTCGTGCGCCAGCGCGGCTGCGCGGCCGCGATCCTGGTCAACAAGTGGGACCTGGCCGGCGACGACGCCGAGGCCACGCGCCGCGCCCGCGAGGCGATCCGCGAGCGGCTGCGCTTCGCCCCCGACGTCCCCGTGCTGACCGTCTCGGCGCGCACGGGCCTGCGCCTGCCGCGGATCTTCCCGCTCGCCCGCCGCCTCGCGCGCGCCACGCGGCTGCGGATCCCGACCCCGGAGCTGAACCGCTGGCTCCAGGACGCGGTGGCGGCGCACGAGCCCGCGATGGCCCAGCGCGGCCCCCGCAAGCGGCCGCTCAGGTTCTTCTACGCGACCCAGGTGGCGCAGCGCCCGCCGACCTTCGTCCTCTTCTGCACCGAGCCGGCGGCGGTGAAGGAGTCCTACCGGCGCTTCCTCGAGAACCGGCTGCGCGAGCGCTTCGATCTCGAGGGCGCGCCGGTGCGCCTCCAGCTCCGCGCACGGCGCAGCAAGGAGGGCTAG